One genomic segment of Esox lucius isolate fEsoLuc1 chromosome 15, fEsoLuc1.pri, whole genome shotgun sequence includes these proteins:
- the cmpk2 gene encoding UMP-CMP kinase 2, mitochondrial — MKMTRRMMSRLGQWSSYAFAVEFDTKSDPIYFSLNAKKSKEVQQVFKNVDANERCYSLHVYSDDNFQRARFFGGLKNKLLKELPSECKVAEMSAFQPNVRDSVMRGYFLKDTTKSSVTERLLGELLRNDPVYVCSYLCGEDSGWTQHLWSHTEDGRVEASETYYVEPAEKPEHHPSTLNIINSDVFYSFDDAYKVLKQCRDIIPESKDVLDLVDQRLESKEETAFPVIVIEGLDATGKTTLTESLKEALGATLLRSPPQCLSPWRARFDAEPPVIRRAFYALGNYLTAGQISHEARRAPVIVDRYWHSTAAYAIATAVGGKVRNLPQAGSKVYVWPGDLLMPSLVLLLQLNPQERVRRLQVRGQDKTTEEEELEANSLFRQKVEETFQRIQGPACITVDASPSADQVLRQVLLLIRDKCHL, encoded by the exons ATGAAAATGACAAGACGCATGATGTCGCGGTTGGGCCAGTGGTCGTCTTATGCGTTTGCTGTGGAGTTTGATACGAAATCTGACCCAATCTACTTCTCTCTAAACGCTAAGAAAAGCAAAGAGGTGCAGCAAGTGTTCAAAAATGTCGACGCTAATGAAAGATGCTACTCGCTCCATGTTTACAGCGACGACAACTTTCAAAGAGCTAGGTTTTTTGGAGGGCTGAAAAACAAACTCCTAAAGGAATTACCTTCAGAATGTAAAGTTGCGGAAATGTCCGCATTTCAGCCTAATGTGAGAGATTCTGTTATGAGAGGATATTTTCTAAAAGACACAACGAAGTCATCTGTGACTGAACGACTATTGGGCGAGCTGCTTCGCAATGATCCAGTCTACGTATGCTCCTATTTGTGCGGAGAAGACAGTGGGTGGACGCAACATCTCTGGTCCCATACGGAGGACGGCAGGGTGGAGGCGTCTGAGACGTATTATGTAGAACCAGCTGAAAAGCCGGAGCATCATCCGTCAACTCTAAATATAATCAACTCTGATGTGTTCTACAGTTTTGACGATGCCTACAAAGTTCTGAAACAG TGTAGGGATATCATCCCAGAATCCAAGGATGTGCTTGATCTTGTTGACCAGAGGCTTGAGTCCAAGGAGGAAACAGCCTTTCCCGTTATTGTCATAGAGGGATTAGATGCTACTG GTAAAACCACTCTGACTGAGTCCCTGAAGGAAGCCCTGGGGGCAACTCTTTTGAGGTCCCCTCCCCAGTGTCTGTCCCCGTGGAGGGCCCGCTTCGATGCTGAGCCCCCTGTCATCCGCCGGGCCTTCTATGCCCTTGGGAACTACCTGACAGCTGGACAGATAAGCCACGAGGCCAGACGAGCACCTGTCATCGTAGACAG GTATTGGCACAGCACAGCAGCCTATGCCATAGCCACGGCGGTGGGGGGTAAGGTGAGGAACCTGCCCCAGGCTGGTAGCAAGGTGTATGTATGGCCAGGGGACCTACTGATGCCCAGCCTGGTACTCCTGCTTCAACTCAACCCACAGGAGAGAGTCAGGAGGCTACAGGTCCGAGGCCAGGACAAGAccacggaggaggaggagttggaGGCCAACAGCCTCTTCAGACAAAA GGTGGAGGAGACATTCCAGCGGATCCAGGGCCCAGCCTGCATCACGGTGGATGCCAGTCCTTCTGCTGACCAAGTGCTCCGACAAGTGCTGCTTTTAATTAGGGACAAATGCCACTTATAA